Proteins encoded in a region of the Micropterus dolomieu isolate WLL.071019.BEF.003 ecotype Adirondacks linkage group LG09, ASM2129224v1, whole genome shotgun sequence genome:
- the jarid2b gene encoding protein Jumonji yields MMLFSFASYLFIVTTLSHHGIVDDSDGIPWSEERVMRKVLYLSLKEFRSAQKRQLDGDGTTNSNGSLANGQLKGCGSKGSHKEDGRSQGLDGSSKYGEDGPAKKRPRLQAQRKFAQSQPNSPSTTPVKVADPGSLNTGLATVPSSSLSSLSASSLSSSIQDLSRRKPKTEDFLTFLCLRGADGFGVSWYCSRSHSQDASVFNSHGKVGTRESPRPKTGTHGRDAPAPPLPPPPPPPPPLLRERSERAEAREHAREQQAMASIRGSANGLPSRRASEELRKQVSKVNGLTRAGSAQAISSAKKSRDFRLPSKTVKKYTATVSKGHVTYTKAKQKELGKKTKLSSSNKHNSAASAPSSANNHNQHSQLAASNGLANSGKAAAPAHHSNAKTRKQVLLSNGLHNVAAGARLNGRLNGQRHNTLAKDRQFQQGQGECPGREGLRNSKRRLEVVLNSVGTGVVEQKAKTTGTEAKKAKLQPTPLETRSSSKKVANQEKAAPQTITPTTPVSNGHESETAPSPRQTPPVTPRPTSPPQQTPPPTPAANAEPVNQRPKRASAGKLMLIRQAQQQQSRSHGRSSSSSSPSSGQNHPQNPSRASTTSDPQQTSVSSSMTSSLLTSTNNPGQLKPAALRTTDRDKEWEYEKEMARQKEREQEKEWERQRSRPEGWAALGEVPVFRPVPREFQDPLVYLDAVREQAEEAGMCRVVPPPDWRPECKLSEEMRFVTQVQRVHMLGRRWGPNVQRLACIRKHLKSQGITMDEPPVIGGCEVDLSRFFQLINDMGGMQQVMDLKKWTKLADLLRIPKSAQDRLAKLQEAYLQYILSYDSLSAEERLRLQAEVLHEKKNLESRRGPLEGLSDSSAPSALVLPRYEPKNGLVGGIVGGATGHHRTNGVYHRLKELEAQVKAGRRRLFTQEKQGKEDRQHGEEQQEQQQQQQEEEEEEDRGVLSDQHKCINKGKSVSLTNFFRIARNTMTMCFNKEPGAAEVEQEYWRIVEQRDTHVTVHCGKVDTSTHGSGFPTGKSEPFSKHGWNLTVLPNNSGSILRHLGAVPGVTIPWLNIGMVFSTSCWSRDQNRLPYIDYLHTGADCIWYSVPAEEKAKMDKVVHTLLQANGTPGLEMLEKNIMISPEVLCREGIKVHRTVQRSGQFVVCFPGAFVSKVCCGYSVSETVHFATPHWMNLGYQAAKDLKCRRIAKPFSMEKLLYQIATAESKRDNGLLLTTISALLKDLRNIEMRQRQELYKAGLLSSARYGTHDSSLGPGEGRKKPRGKWLALESSERRCQICQHLCYLSMVVQETDNVVFCLECALRYVEKHKSCRGLKMMYRYDEEQINSLVNQVCGRAMLKNGGGGGAVVINGVGDPCHGLSPAKASPAKRGPRKRATVEVSLARLSSSHIPKAAAVS; encoded by the exons ATGATGCTTTTTTCATTTGCTTCCTACCTATTCATCGTCACAACACTCTCCCATCATGGCATTGTG GATGACAGTGATGGGATCCCGTGGTCTGAGGAGCGGGTTATGCGAAAGGTGCTTTACCTCTCCCTAAAGGAGTTTAGGAGTGCACAGAAACGGCAGCTGGATGGTGATGGAACCACGAACTCCAATG GTTCCCTAGCTAACGGGCAGCTGAAAGGCTGTGGTTCAAAGGGCAGCCACAAAGAAGATGGGCGCTCTCAGGGCTTGGATGGGAGCAGCAAGTACGGTGAAGACGGTCCTGCAAAGAAGAG ACCTCGGCTCCAGGCCCAAAGGAAGTTTGCCCAGTCGCAGCCCAACTCGCCCAGCACTACGCCTGTCAAAGTTGCAGACCCAGGCAGCCTGAACACGGGCCTGGCCACTGTGCCCTCCTCATCCCTCTCATCGCTCTCCGCTTCATCTCTGTCCTCTTCCATTCAGGACCTGTCCAGGCGCAAGCCCAAGACGGAGGACTTCCTCACCTTCCTCTGCCTCAGAG gAGCCGATGGATTCGGGGTCTCTTGGTATTGCAGCCGCTCCCATAGTCAGGATGCCAGTG TATTCAACAGCCATGGTAAAGTAGGGACCAGGGAGAGTCCGAGGCCCAAGACGGGAACCCATGGCAGGGATGCGCCCGCCCCGCCACTGCCGCCTCCTCCGCCTCCACCTCCGCCCCTACTGAGGGAGCGCAGTGAGCGGGCGGAGGCACGAGAGCATGCGAGGGAGCAGCAGGCTATGGCCAGCATTCGAGGCTCAGCCAATGGGCTGCCGTCGAGGAGAGCTTCTGAGGAGCTACGCAAACAG GTCTCTAAAGTGAATGGGCTGACGCGGGCGGGCTCGGCACAAGCTATCAGTAGTGCCAAAAAGAGCCGCGATTTCCGACTGCCGTCCAAAACTGTGAAGAAGTACACAGCTACCGTGTCCAAGGGCCACGTCACCTACACCAAAGCCAAACAGAAAGAACTGGGCAAGAAAACCAaactcagcagcagcaacaaacacaacagcGCCGCCTCGGCACCATCGTCAGCGAACAATCACAATCAGCACAGCCAGCTAGCAGCCAGCAATGGGCTGGCCAACTCAGGAAAAGCAGCGGCACCAGCCCACCACAGCAATGCAAAAACCCGCAAACAGGTGCTACTATCCAATGGGCTGCACAATGTGGCTGCCGGCGCCCGCCTCAACGGCAGGTTAAATGGGCAGCGGCACAACACCTTGGCCAAGGACAGACAGTTCCAGCAAGGCCAGGGGGAGTGCCCAGGTCGAGAGGGACTGCGTAACTCCAAGCGGCGTCTGGAGGTGGTGCTCAACTCAGTGGGTACAGGAGTTGTGGAGCAGAAAGCCAAAACCACTGGCACTGAGGCCAAGAAGGCCAAGCTTCAACCCACGCCTCTGGAGACACGCAGCAGCAGCAAGAAAGTGGCCAATCAAGAGAAAGCTGCCCCGCAAACCATCACCCCTACCACTCCAGTTTCTAATGGACATGAATCAGAAACAGCCCCTTCTCCTAGACAAACTCCACCTGTTACCCCACGTCCTACTTCCCCTCCTCAACAAACCCCGCCTCCTACACCAGCAGCCAATGCAGAGCCGGTGAACCAGCGACCCAAGCGGGCATCGGCTGGCAAGCTGATGTTGATTCGAcaagcacagcagcagcagagcaggtCTCATGGTCggagctcctcctcttcctccccatcATCAGGCCAGAATCATCCACAGAACCCCAGTCGTGCCAGCACTACCTCAGACCCCCAACAAACCTCTGTGTCCTCCTCCATGACCTCCTCTCTGCTTACTTCCACCAACAACCCCGGACAGCTCAAACCAGCAGCATTGCGGACCACTGACCGTGACAAGGAGTGGGAGTATGAGAAAGAGATGGCACGCCAGAAGGAACGTGAGCAGGAGAAGGAGTGGGAGCGCCAGCGGAGCAGGCCAGAGGGCTGGGCAGCACTAGGTGAAGTCCCTGTCTTTCGGCCAGTGCCAAGGGAGTTCCAGGACCCCCTGGTATACTTGGATGCGGTGAGGGAACAGGCTGAGGAGGCTGGCATGTGCCGCGTGGTCCCGCCCCCAGACTGGCGGCCAGAGTGCAAGCTGAGCGAGGAGATGCGGTTTGTTACACAGGTGCAGAGGGTCCACATGCTGGGCCGTCGCTGGGGCCCCAACGTGCAGCGGCTGGCCTGCATCCGCAAGCACCTCAAATCTCAGGGCATTACCATGGATGAGCCACCTGTCATTG GTGGCTGTGAAGTGGACCTGTCACGTTTTTTCCAGCTCATCAATGACATGGGCGGCATGCAGCAGGTGATGGACCTGAAGAAGTGGACCAAGCTGGCCGACCTCCTGCGCATCCCTAAGTCTGCGCAGGACCGGCTGGCCAAGCTGCAGGAGGCGTACCTCCAGTACATCCTATCTTATGACTCGCTCAGCGCCGAGGAGCGCCTCAGACTGCAGGCCGAAGTGCTGCATGAGAAAAAGAACCTGGAGTCGCGCCGGGGCCCTCTGGAGGGTCTTTCGGACTCCTCAGCACCTAGTGCACTGGTGCTGCCACGCTATGAGCCCAAGAACGGGCTAGTAGGTGGGATAGTGGGAGGGGCGACAGGGCATCACCGCACCAATGGAGTGTATCACCGTCTGAAAGAGCTGGAGGCTCAGGTCAAAGCGGGCCGACGCCGGCTCTTCACTCAGGAAAAACAAGGCAAAGAGGACAGGCAGCATGGAgaagagcagcaggagcagcagcagcagcagcaggaggaggaggaggaggaggacaggggcGTTCTCAGTGACCAGCACAAATGTATTAACAAG GGGAAATCTGTGTCTTTGACTAACTTCTTCAGGATAGCCCGGAACACCATGACCATGTGCTTTAACAAGGAACCAGGAGCTGCTGAAGTtgag CAAGAGTACTGGAGGATTGTGGAGCAGAGAGATACCCATGTGACGGTGCATTGTGGGAAGGTGGACACCAGTACACATGGCAGTGGTTTCCCCACAGGAAAGTCAGAGCCATTTTCAAA ACATGGATGGAACCTCACTGTCCTCCCCAATAATTCTGGATCCATTCTGAGGCATCTGGGTGCTGTGCCTG GGGTGACCATTCCCTGGCTTAACATTGGCATGGTCTTTTCTACCTCATGCTGGTCTCGAGACCAAAATCGCCTTCCATATATTGATTACTTACACACTGGTGCTGATTGCATTTG GTATTCTGTCCCTGCTGAGGAGAAGGCTAAGATGGACAAGGTGGTCCATACACTGCTTCAGGCCAATGGCACCCCGGGACTGGAAATGTTGGAGAAGAACATCATG ATCTCTCCAGAGGTGCTGTGCCGTGAAGGCATCAAGGTTCACCGCACGGTCCAGAGGAGCGGCCAGTTTGTGGTGTGCTTTCCCGGAGCCTTTGTCTCTAAAGTGTGCTGTGGCTACAGCGTGTCAGAGACAGTGCATTTTGCTACACCCCACTGGATGAACCTGGGTTACCAAGCTGCAAAG GACCTGAAATGTCGTCGCATAGCCAAACCCTTCTCCATGGAGAAGCTACTGTACCAGATTGCTACAGCTGAATCCAAGAGGGATAATGGCCTTCTCCTCACCACCATCTCTGCCCTACTCAAAGACCTCAG GAACATAGAGATGCGCCAACGGCAGGAACTTTACAAGGCAGGTTTGCTCTCCTCTGCTCGCTACGGCACCCATGACAGCAGCCTGGGGCCCGGTGAGGGACGCAAAAAGCCCCGCGGGAAATGGCTGGCACTGGAGTCCTCTGAGAGACGCTGCCAGATCTGTCAGCATCTCTGCTACCTGTCCATG GTGGTTCAGGAGACTGACAATGTGGTCTTCTGTCTGGAGTGTGCCCTGCGCTATGTGGAGAAG